The Streptomyces sp. B3I8 nucleotide sequence GACGGCACCGTACCGGTGGTGTTCTTCTCCACCGGTGTCGACGGCCGTCGGGGTCGCCGAAGCCGATGAACTGCCAGAACGACAACGGGTTCGCCTTCCGGCGCAAGCTGGACACCCTCGCCGTTCCGGCCCGCCGCGTCGTCGACAACGCGGGCTTCTTCCACGCCGGACGCACGCCGCGGGCCATTGCGGACCACCGGCTCTTCGATCGGCTGCTGCGGGAGTTCCCCGACCGGCCGACCGCTGCCCGGACCGCCGGCATCGTGCGGTGAGGCGTCCGGGTCGAGGGCGAGGGTGCCGCCCGGACGGTTACGCGCGCGGACGCTCGAAGGTCAGCAGCAGTCCCTCGACGGCGCCGGGACCTATGCGGCCCTTGACGTCGGCGGAGGTGACGGCCTTGAGGCCCCAGCCGTCCTCGGCGTGCTTGTTCAGGACCTTCTCCAGCTTGTCGCTGTCCAACGCGTCACCGACCAACGACTCACGGAAGGTGACGACCTTGTATTCGTACGTGTAGGAGCTGCTCATGGTTGTTCTGGTCCTCCAGCCGGCTGAGCCGGGTAGGTGTGGGACTGCCGGGGCCGGCCCATCATCCCTCGGCACCCTCCCGCGCCGCGACCCGCGTCCCGGAGCACTCCCGCCGGCGCTGTTCTGACCACGGACCACGCCGGTCCTGTCCGCACACGAACGGCCGTCGGGCCGGGCCCGGTCGATGCTCCGGCCGCGTCCCGCCCCGGTGAGTACGGCTCCCGGCTCGGACTTCTGGACCTCGCGGGCCACGGGTCAGGAGCGTCCGCCCGGCCGGCCGTGCGGGTGGCGGCCTCCGGCTTCTCCCCGGCTGCAGAAGTACGTCTGCACGCCGTTCCGTCGTCCGTGTGCGCCGGGCAGAGCCACCGGCACTTCTCGGCCATCGCGCCGGACTCGCGGCGGGACGCGGCGACGTGGTCCTCCTGTGTCACACGGACCGGGGCACGGCCGGGCGCCGTGCCCCTCGTCCGGCCGCCCGGTACGCCGCGAAGGCGCCCTGCGGGACCGCCCCGCTCTCATCGAGGCGGTTCCCCGTGCGTCGGACCAGCGGGTTCCGGCGCCTGCCGGCTGCTCCCGACGTCCCCCGGCACCGTGGAGCCCGTGTGGCACCTCGTCGCCGACGGCGCGCGGTCCAGGGCGGGGTACGCGGAGAATCGCGACATGACGGCCATTGTGCCGAGAACGACTCGTCCTCCTCACCCGGCCTCACCCACCACCGCGAGAACCGGAACCACTACTCCCGGCCGTCTCCTCCTCCGCCCGGGAACCCCTTCCCGTACAGGGGCGTTGACAGGGGTTGCGGGCAGGGGCGAGGGGAGTGGCACTGTGACTCAAGTGAAGGCGCGGGATCCTCGACGGCTGCTGTTGGTCGAGGACGACCGGGAGCTGGCCGACATGCTCTCCGGCACACTGCGCGACGAGGGGTACGCGGTCGATGTCGCGACCGACGGTCAACGGGGCCTGCATCTCGGCCTCTCCCGGGAGTACGACGTCCTCGTCGTCGACCGGCGCCTGCCGGCGCTCGACGGCCTGGACCTGCTCGGCCGGCTGAGATCCCGCGCGGTCCGTACCCCGGTGCTGATGCTGACCGGGATGGGAGCGGTGAACGACCGGATCGACGGGCTGGACGCCGGCGCCGACGACTATCTGGTCAAACCGTTCGACCTCGACGAACTGAGCGCCAGATTAAGGGCGTTGTGCCGTCGGGCGCTCGACAGCGCGGACGTCCTCAGCATCGGCTCGGGGCGTCTGTTCGTCGGCCGCCGGGAAGTGGAGTTGGCCGGCGGCGAGCGGATAGCGCTGGCTGCCCGGGAGTTCGCCCTGCTCTGGGTGCTCGCCTCCCACCCCGACGCCGTGTTCTCGCGGGCACAGCTTCGCCGGCTGGTGTTCCAGGAGGCGCCGGCGTCGTCGATCGTCGACACGTACGTCTACTACCTGCGCCGCAAGCTCGGCCGCAAGGTCGTGCGCACGGTTCGCGGCTCCGGTTACCGGCTGGGGGCGCTGTGAGACCGTCGTCGCCCGCCGAGTGTGCGGCGGTGCGGCGGGCCCGGTTACGGATCGCCGTGATCACCGGGGCGATCATCACCCTGCTGGTCACGGTCGTCGGCGGCGTCGCGTACACGGTGATGGTGCGCGCGCAGAACGGCCAGGTGTGGCGCGAGGTGCGTTACAGCGCCGAGTACGGCGACCTGACCAGCCCTCCGGCGTGCACCTGGCTGTACGCGCCCGGCGTGACACCGCAGGCCGACGCCCCACCCGGCTTCCCCTCGCGCGCCGACGTGGACCGGGTGCGCGGGAGCCACGAGGCCGTGGAACGCACGGTGCGGCGCAACGGCACGGTCTACGTGGTGCGTACGCAGGTCCGGACGGACGGGACCGTCGTACAGGCGGCGTTCGACATGCGTTTCCAGCTGGCCGACCGCGGCCATCTGTGGTTCGCGCTGGCCGTCGCGGAGCTGGTGGGGCTGTTCGCCGCCGCCGTCACCGGCGCGGTCCTCGGCCGGCGGGCGGTGGCCCCGCTGGTGGAGGCCCTCACCCGGCAGGAACGCTTCGTCACGGACGCCAGCCACGAGCTGCGCACACCGATCACCCAGGTGTACACGCGGGCCCAGGTGCTGGCCCGCCAGGCCGCCGCCCAGCGGTTGCCGGGCCCGCACCGCGCCGATCTGATCCGGCTGGCCGACTCGGCCGGCCGACTCGGCGAGGTGCTCGACGACCTGCTGCTGTCCGCGAGCCTCGCGGCGGATCCGGCTCGCCCGGCGGAACGCCGGCCGGTCGACCTGGTCGCGCTGGCCCGGTCGGTGGTGGCCGAGGAGTCGGACCGGGCGCGGTCCCGTCGTCTCACCGTCGCCGTGGACGGCCCGCCGCACCCCCTCGTCGTCGCCGGCATCGAGTCCGCGCTGCGCCGCGCCGTCGGCGAGTTGCTGTCCAACGCGATCAGCCACACCCCGGCAGGGGGGCGGGTCGAGGTGGGCCTGTCGCGCTCCGGCGGCGTGGTCGGACTGACCGTCACGGACACCGGGCCCGGCTTCGACCCCGCCGCGGTCGACCAGTTGTTCCAGCGGTTCCACCGGGGCAGCGGCGACGGCGGACGGTACGGGCTGGGGCTCGCACTGCTGCGCG carries:
- a CDS encoding DUF4177 domain-containing protein; this encodes MSSSYTYEYKVVTFRESLVGDALDSDKLEKVLNKHAEDGWGLKAVTSADVKGRIGPGAVEGLLLTFERPRA
- a CDS encoding response regulator transcription factor, which produces MKARDPRRLLLVEDDRELADMLSGTLRDEGYAVDVATDGQRGLHLGLSREYDVLVVDRRLPALDGLDLLGRLRSRAVRTPVLMLTGMGAVNDRIDGLDAGADDYLVKPFDLDELSARLRALCRRALDSADVLSIGSGRLFVGRREVELAGGERIALAAREFALLWVLASHPDAVFSRAQLRRLVFQEAPASSIVDTYVYYLRRKLGRKVVRTVRGSGYRLGAL
- a CDS encoding HAMP domain-containing sensor histidine kinase, giving the protein MITGAIITLLVTVVGGVAYTVMVRAQNGQVWREVRYSAEYGDLTSPPACTWLYAPGVTPQADAPPGFPSRADVDRVRGSHEAVERTVRRNGTVYVVRTQVRTDGTVVQAAFDMRFQLADRGHLWFALAVAELVGLFAAAVTGAVLGRRAVAPLVEALTRQERFVTDASHELRTPITQVYTRAQVLARQAAAQRLPGPHRADLIRLADSAGRLGEVLDDLLLSASLAADPARPAERRPVDLVALARSVVAEESDRARSRRLTVAVDGPPHPLVVAGIESALRRAVGELLSNAISHTPAGGRVEVGLSRSGGVVGLTVTDTGPGFDPAAVDQLFQRFHRGSGDGGRYGLGLALLREVVTSHRGTVAATGRPGHGARFTIRLPEYVPAVPVPARAVTAVHVWRAAGPRRGRPRPAGGPARPGESPR